One genomic window of Desmospora activa DSM 45169 includes the following:
- a CDS encoding LCP family protein — protein MKRDKSAKRDGVVNTDEPFSVLILGTDVKVESNQPWRSDVIMVATFNPNDHSMKMLSIPRDTYTEIPNSNGVKTKINAAPVYGQKANAGAVTNSAIAVEELLNIPIDYYVKVNFTGFMEVVDALGGIEVNVPFTFTTRLFNQYKTYEEGPAHLNGEEALGYVRMRKQDPRGDAGRNDRQREVLQSLMNQALSITSITKVDDIMQSVGNNITHNFKMNQIMDLQKIYRESKDDSESIKMEGYDDKNNPEGVWYHYISDEERLRVSNLLRKHLELPLETLDGQPYDPEQAPTDETEENTEGQPEPTNPEQSPDGSGIPDSNTP, from the coding sequence ATGAAACGGGATAAGTCGGCTAAACGGGATGGAGTAGTAAATACAGACGAACCCTTTTCCGTCCTCATCTTGGGTACCGACGTCAAGGTGGAGTCCAATCAGCCTTGGCGCTCGGATGTCATCATGGTAGCTACGTTTAATCCAAACGATCATTCCATGAAAATGTTGAGTATTCCCAGGGATACCTATACGGAGATCCCTAACTCCAACGGGGTAAAGACAAAGATCAACGCCGCACCGGTTTATGGACAAAAAGCAAACGCAGGAGCGGTAACCAACTCGGCGATCGCAGTGGAGGAACTACTCAATATCCCCATCGACTACTACGTCAAAGTTAATTTCACCGGTTTTATGGAAGTGGTGGACGCACTTGGCGGGATTGAAGTAAATGTCCCCTTCACCTTTACGACACGTCTTTTTAATCAGTATAAAACCTATGAAGAAGGGCCTGCCCATTTAAACGGTGAAGAGGCTTTAGGCTATGTCCGGATGCGAAAGCAGGACCCCCGCGGGGATGCGGGTCGCAACGACCGCCAACGCGAAGTCTTACAAAGCCTGATGAACCAGGCTCTCAGCATAACATCCATCACCAAAGTAGACGATATTATGCAATCAGTGGGAAACAATATTACCCACAATTTTAAGATGAATCAAATCATGGATTTGCAAAAAATATACCGTGAATCCAAAGACGACTCCGAATCGATCAAGATGGAAGGATATGACGACAAAAACAACCCTGAAGGCGTTTGGTATCATTACATCAGTGATGAAGAGCGGTTGCGGGTCAGCAATCTTTTGCGCAAACATCTGGAATTACCTTTGGAAACTTTGGACGGTCAACCGTATGATCCGGAACAGGCCCCTACCGATGAGACGGAGGAAAATACCGAGGGTCAACCGGAACCGACCA